One Triplophysa dalaica isolate WHDGS20190420 chromosome 1, ASM1584641v1, whole genome shotgun sequence DNA segment encodes these proteins:
- the enosf1 gene encoding mitochondrial enolase superfamily member 1 isoform X3 yields the protein MHTDPDYSVAYVVIETTNAELKGYGLTFTVGKGTEIVVCAVKALSSLVVGRTLEEIVSNFRGFYRLLSSDGQMRWIGPEKGVIQLATAAILNAVWDLWARAEGKPLWKLLVDMDPAQLIRCIDFRYITDALTEQEALDILIKAREGKQTREKQMLREGYPAYTTSCAWLGYTDQQLTKLCSDALAQGWTKFKVKVGADIEDDIRRCGLIRKMIGPNNILMVDANQRWDVAEAVSWVTRLAEFRPLWIEEPTCPDDILGHAFISKALAPIGIGVATGEQCHNRVMFKQFLQASALQFVQIDSCRVGSVNENLAIILMAAKFNVPVCPHAGGVGLCELVQHLILFDYIAVSASLHNRMCEYVDHLHEHFRSPTNIRNACYMPPTDPGFSCEMLEESVQKHQFPDGEVWTNILKHDK from the exons ATG CACACCGATCCGGATTACTCGGTCGCGTATGTTGTGATCGAGACCACGAACGCCGAACTGAAGGGTTACGGACTGACTTTTACTGTGGGGAAAGGAACGGAAATCG TTGTATGTGCAGTTAAAGCTTTATCCTCCCTGGTGGTCGGGAGAACTTTGGAGGAGATTGTCAGTAACTTCAGAGGTTTTTACAGACTGCTTTCCAGTGACGGTCAGATGCGATGG ATTGGACCAGAGAAAGGAGTCATACAGCTTGCCACAGCTGCCATTCTGAATGCTGTCTGGGATCTATGGGCACGAGCAGAGGGCAAG CCCCTGTGGAAGCTCCTTGTGGATATG GATCCTGCGCAGTTGATCAGGTGTATTGATTTCAGATACATCACTGATGCTCTGACTGAGCAGGAGGCTTTAG ATATTCTTATAAAAGCGAGAGAGGGAAAGCAGACGAGAG AGAAGCAGATGTTAAGGGAAGGTTATCCGGCTTACACCACTTCCTGTGCCTGGCTAGGTTACACCGACCAACAGCTCACTAAG ctcTGCTCTGACGCTCTCGCTCAAGGATGGACGAAATTTAAAGTGAAGGTCGGAGCCGACATAGAGGACGACATCCGCAGGTGCGGCCTCATCCGCAAGATGATCGGCCCGAACAACATCCTG ATGGTTGATGCCAACCAACGATGGGATGTTGCCGAGGCGGTCTCATGGGTAACCAGACTGGCGGAGTTCCGTCCGCTGTGGATCGAGGAGCCCACATGTCCCGATGATATTCTCGGTCATGCGTTCATCTCTAAG GCACTCGCTCCGATTGGTATTGGAGtcgccacaggagagcag TGTCACAACAGAGTGATGTTCAAGCAGTTTCTCCAAGCGTCTGCGCTGCAGTTTGTGCAGATCGACAGCTGTCGGGTGGGCAGCGTTAATGAAAACCTCGCCATCATTCTCATGGCTGCCAAGTTCAATG TTCCAGTGTGTCCTCACGCTGGAGGTGTGGGGCTTTGTGAGCTTGTTCAGCATCTCATTTTATTTGACTACATCGCAGTGTCCGCAAGCTTACACAACAG GATGTGCGAGTATGTGGATCACCTCCACGAACACTTCAGAAGCCCCACCAACATCAGAAACGCCTGCTATATGCCACCAACT GATCCTGGTTTCTCCTGTGAGATGCTGGAAGAGTCGGTACAGAAGCATCAGTTTCCTGATGGAGAGGTTTGGACAAACATTCTGAAGCACGACAAGTGA
- the enosf1 gene encoding mitochondrial enolase superfamily member 1 isoform X4 — MHVCPVVCAVKALSSLVVGRTLEEIVSNFRGFYRLLSSDGQMRWIGPEKGVIQLATAAILNAVWDLWARAEGKPLWKLLVDMDPAQLIRCIDFRYITDALTEQEALDILIKAREGKQTREKQMLREGYPAYTTSCAWLGYTDQQLTKLCSDALAQGWTKFKVKVGADIEDDIRRCGLIRKMIGPNNILMVDANQRWDVAEAVSWVTRLAEFRPLWIEEPTCPDDILGHAFISKALAPIGIGVATGEQCHNRVMFKQFLQASALQFVQIDSCRVGSVNENLAIILMAAKFNVPVCPHAGGVGLCELVQHLILFDYIAVSASLHNRMCEYVDHLHEHFRSPTNIRNACYMPPTDPGFSCEMLEESVQKHQFPDGEVWTNILKHDK, encoded by the exons ATGCATGTATGTCCAGTTGTATGTGCAGTTAAAGCTTTATCCTCCCTGGTGGTCGGGAGAACTTTGGAGGAGATTGTCAGTAACTTCAGAGGTTTTTACAGACTGCTTTCCAGTGACGGTCAGATGCGATGG ATTGGACCAGAGAAAGGAGTCATACAGCTTGCCACAGCTGCCATTCTGAATGCTGTCTGGGATCTATGGGCACGAGCAGAGGGCAAG CCCCTGTGGAAGCTCCTTGTGGATATG GATCCTGCGCAGTTGATCAGGTGTATTGATTTCAGATACATCACTGATGCTCTGACTGAGCAGGAGGCTTTAG ATATTCTTATAAAAGCGAGAGAGGGAAAGCAGACGAGAG AGAAGCAGATGTTAAGGGAAGGTTATCCGGCTTACACCACTTCCTGTGCCTGGCTAGGTTACACCGACCAACAGCTCACTAAG ctcTGCTCTGACGCTCTCGCTCAAGGATGGACGAAATTTAAAGTGAAGGTCGGAGCCGACATAGAGGACGACATCCGCAGGTGCGGCCTCATCCGCAAGATGATCGGCCCGAACAACATCCTG ATGGTTGATGCCAACCAACGATGGGATGTTGCCGAGGCGGTCTCATGGGTAACCAGACTGGCGGAGTTCCGTCCGCTGTGGATCGAGGAGCCCACATGTCCCGATGATATTCTCGGTCATGCGTTCATCTCTAAG GCACTCGCTCCGATTGGTATTGGAGtcgccacaggagagcag TGTCACAACAGAGTGATGTTCAAGCAGTTTCTCCAAGCGTCTGCGCTGCAGTTTGTGCAGATCGACAGCTGTCGGGTGGGCAGCGTTAATGAAAACCTCGCCATCATTCTCATGGCTGCCAAGTTCAATG TTCCAGTGTGTCCTCACGCTGGAGGTGTGGGGCTTTGTGAGCTTGTTCAGCATCTCATTTTATTTGACTACATCGCAGTGTCCGCAAGCTTACACAACAG GATGTGCGAGTATGTGGATCACCTCCACGAACACTTCAGAAGCCCCACCAACATCAGAAACGCCTGCTATATGCCACCAACT GATCCTGGTTTCTCCTGTGAGATGCTGGAAGAGTCGGTACAGAAGCATCAGTTTCCTGATGGAGAGGTTTGGACAAACATTCTGAAGCACGACAAGTGA
- the enosf1 gene encoding mitochondrial enolase superfamily member 1 isoform X2, with protein MLRNKIINLTVRDVRFPTSLEQHGSDAMHTDPDYSVAYVVIETTNAELKGYGLTFTVGKGTEIVVCAVKALSSLVVGRTLEEIVSNFRGFYRLLSSDGQMRWIGPEKGVIQLATAAILNAVWDLWARAEGKPLWKLLVDMDPAQLIRCIDFRYITDALTEQEALDILIKAREGKQTREKQMLREGYPAYTTSCAWLGYTDQQLTKLCSDALAQGWTKFKVKVGADIEDDIRRCGLIRKMIGPNNILMVDANQRWDVAEAVSWVTRLAEFRPLWIEEPTCPDDILGHAFISKALAPIGIGVATGEQCHNRVMFKQFLQASALQFVQIDSCRVGSVNENLAIILMAAKFNVPVCPHAGGVGLCELVQHLILFDYIAVSASLHNRMCEYVDHLHEHFRSPTNIRNACYMPPTDPGFSCEMLEESVQKHQFPDGEVWTNILKHDK; from the exons ATGTTAcgaaataaaattataaatttgaCAGTGCGCGACGTGAGATTCCCGACGTCCCTGGAACAACATGGATCTGATGCCATG CACACCGATCCGGATTACTCGGTCGCGTATGTTGTGATCGAGACCACGAACGCCGAACTGAAGGGTTACGGACTGACTTTTACTGTGGGGAAAGGAACGGAAATCG TTGTATGTGCAGTTAAAGCTTTATCCTCCCTGGTGGTCGGGAGAACTTTGGAGGAGATTGTCAGTAACTTCAGAGGTTTTTACAGACTGCTTTCCAGTGACGGTCAGATGCGATGG ATTGGACCAGAGAAAGGAGTCATACAGCTTGCCACAGCTGCCATTCTGAATGCTGTCTGGGATCTATGGGCACGAGCAGAGGGCAAG CCCCTGTGGAAGCTCCTTGTGGATATG GATCCTGCGCAGTTGATCAGGTGTATTGATTTCAGATACATCACTGATGCTCTGACTGAGCAGGAGGCTTTAG ATATTCTTATAAAAGCGAGAGAGGGAAAGCAGACGAGAG AGAAGCAGATGTTAAGGGAAGGTTATCCGGCTTACACCACTTCCTGTGCCTGGCTAGGTTACACCGACCAACAGCTCACTAAG ctcTGCTCTGACGCTCTCGCTCAAGGATGGACGAAATTTAAAGTGAAGGTCGGAGCCGACATAGAGGACGACATCCGCAGGTGCGGCCTCATCCGCAAGATGATCGGCCCGAACAACATCCTG ATGGTTGATGCCAACCAACGATGGGATGTTGCCGAGGCGGTCTCATGGGTAACCAGACTGGCGGAGTTCCGTCCGCTGTGGATCGAGGAGCCCACATGTCCCGATGATATTCTCGGTCATGCGTTCATCTCTAAG GCACTCGCTCCGATTGGTATTGGAGtcgccacaggagagcag TGTCACAACAGAGTGATGTTCAAGCAGTTTCTCCAAGCGTCTGCGCTGCAGTTTGTGCAGATCGACAGCTGTCGGGTGGGCAGCGTTAATGAAAACCTCGCCATCATTCTCATGGCTGCCAAGTTCAATG TTCCAGTGTGTCCTCACGCTGGAGGTGTGGGGCTTTGTGAGCTTGTTCAGCATCTCATTTTATTTGACTACATCGCAGTGTCCGCAAGCTTACACAACAG GATGTGCGAGTATGTGGATCACCTCCACGAACACTTCAGAAGCCCCACCAACATCAGAAACGCCTGCTATATGCCACCAACT GATCCTGGTTTCTCCTGTGAGATGCTGGAAGAGTCGGTACAGAAGCATCAGTTTCCTGATGGAGAGGTTTGGACAAACATTCTGAAGCACGACAAGTGA
- the enosf1 gene encoding mitochondrial enolase superfamily member 1 isoform X1, with amino-acid sequence MNMFMCTCACVAHRAQVKYGAKFTSPARKHTAVITSPRGLCKHRNSSCPMSSTNPVRDVRFPTSLEQHGSDAMHTDPDYSVAYVVIETTNAELKGYGLTFTVGKGTEIVVCAVKALSSLVVGRTLEEIVSNFRGFYRLLSSDGQMRWIGPEKGVIQLATAAILNAVWDLWARAEGKPLWKLLVDMDPAQLIRCIDFRYITDALTEQEALDILIKAREGKQTREKQMLREGYPAYTTSCAWLGYTDQQLTKLCSDALAQGWTKFKVKVGADIEDDIRRCGLIRKMIGPNNILMVDANQRWDVAEAVSWVTRLAEFRPLWIEEPTCPDDILGHAFISKALAPIGIGVATGEQCHNRVMFKQFLQASALQFVQIDSCRVGSVNENLAIILMAAKFNVPVCPHAGGVGLCELVQHLILFDYIAVSASLHNRMCEYVDHLHEHFRSPTNIRNACYMPPTDPGFSCEMLEESVQKHQFPDGEVWTNILKHDK; translated from the exons ATGAATATGTTTATGTGTACGTGTGCTTGTGTTGCCCATCGCGCGCAGGTGAAATACGGCGCGAAGTTCACTTCTCCAGCACGCAAACACACGGCCGTCATTACGAGTCCTCGAGGGCTCTGTAAACACAGGAACAGCTCGTGCCCAATGAGTTCAACAAATCCAG TGCGCGACGTGAGATTCCCGACGTCCCTGGAACAACATGGATCTGATGCCATG CACACCGATCCGGATTACTCGGTCGCGTATGTTGTGATCGAGACCACGAACGCCGAACTGAAGGGTTACGGACTGACTTTTACTGTGGGGAAAGGAACGGAAATCG TTGTATGTGCAGTTAAAGCTTTATCCTCCCTGGTGGTCGGGAGAACTTTGGAGGAGATTGTCAGTAACTTCAGAGGTTTTTACAGACTGCTTTCCAGTGACGGTCAGATGCGATGG ATTGGACCAGAGAAAGGAGTCATACAGCTTGCCACAGCTGCCATTCTGAATGCTGTCTGGGATCTATGGGCACGAGCAGAGGGCAAG CCCCTGTGGAAGCTCCTTGTGGATATG GATCCTGCGCAGTTGATCAGGTGTATTGATTTCAGATACATCACTGATGCTCTGACTGAGCAGGAGGCTTTAG ATATTCTTATAAAAGCGAGAGAGGGAAAGCAGACGAGAG AGAAGCAGATGTTAAGGGAAGGTTATCCGGCTTACACCACTTCCTGTGCCTGGCTAGGTTACACCGACCAACAGCTCACTAAG ctcTGCTCTGACGCTCTCGCTCAAGGATGGACGAAATTTAAAGTGAAGGTCGGAGCCGACATAGAGGACGACATCCGCAGGTGCGGCCTCATCCGCAAGATGATCGGCCCGAACAACATCCTG ATGGTTGATGCCAACCAACGATGGGATGTTGCCGAGGCGGTCTCATGGGTAACCAGACTGGCGGAGTTCCGTCCGCTGTGGATCGAGGAGCCCACATGTCCCGATGATATTCTCGGTCATGCGTTCATCTCTAAG GCACTCGCTCCGATTGGTATTGGAGtcgccacaggagagcag TGTCACAACAGAGTGATGTTCAAGCAGTTTCTCCAAGCGTCTGCGCTGCAGTTTGTGCAGATCGACAGCTGTCGGGTGGGCAGCGTTAATGAAAACCTCGCCATCATTCTCATGGCTGCCAAGTTCAATG TTCCAGTGTGTCCTCACGCTGGAGGTGTGGGGCTTTGTGAGCTTGTTCAGCATCTCATTTTATTTGACTACATCGCAGTGTCCGCAAGCTTACACAACAG GATGTGCGAGTATGTGGATCACCTCCACGAACACTTCAGAAGCCCCACCAACATCAGAAACGCCTGCTATATGCCACCAACT GATCCTGGTTTCTCCTGTGAGATGCTGGAAGAGTCGGTACAGAAGCATCAGTTTCCTGATGGAGAGGTTTGGACAAACATTCTGAAGCACGACAAGTGA